The following are encoded together in the Natronolimnobius sp. AArcel1 genome:
- a CDS encoding glycoside hydrolase family 15 protein, with protein sequence MQLRDAVDDYKRHASATTRFPGERRTTGGRFSGGSGRLVHVRPNGRLRDFGYPLTSLNGIARSRFGLEGPDGEIIWSDSFESEQHYLEDTTVVRTRQETPFGRLVRDDLTIGDGHLTQFELESDGIDSDEIALVTSVGFAPDGQDDRVGQLRFDNTVELYHRTEHDFLASATGITDLHGVTQPDPEDVLEDEPTDTTAARDGDRYEEARLSGTVVTTIPFQDGSAAIATLLTDSDATDRDTARATLEELLAIESTADALREASSSAIPSVPTTVPNHEQVAADLRVLSLLSAESGLRIAGPDFDPYYYHSGGYGYTWFRDDAEISRFLLEAGEQLDLDLESWHRRSAEMYCQTQRADGSWPHRVWPVDGSLAPGWANGRLETGDGTEYQADQTGSVIAFLAMVADREMEISGLEDTLEPALASLDETLEDDGRPTCCQNAWEDTSGRFIHTAATFLEAYTALAAAGLEDACSDERLPDDTTLSAHASAQAARVVDAIDDLWLQDDYYAVRERPDGTIDERVDSATLALVSAHRAYDSFARAEMGSGLSTQRLDRLVSHVDTCLERLRHDPAESDVDGLIRYEGDEWRQRGQGHEKIWTVSTAWGANACAELTALLQAHDDPRAERFAATTEELLDLVALEGPLCAETSYLPEQFFDDGTPDSATPLGWPHALRLATTALLEEQLGSADNTQ encoded by the coding sequence ATGCAACTGCGCGACGCAGTCGATGACTATAAGCGACACGCATCGGCGACGACCCGGTTTCCGGGTGAACGCCGGACGACGGGAGGGCGGTTCTCTGGCGGAAGTGGGCGATTGGTCCACGTCCGACCGAACGGCCGTCTCCGTGACTTTGGCTATCCGCTGACCAGCCTCAACGGGATCGCACGCTCGCGATTCGGCCTCGAGGGGCCCGACGGCGAGATCATCTGGAGTGACTCCTTCGAGAGCGAGCAACACTATCTCGAGGATACGACGGTCGTCCGGACAAGACAGGAGACACCGTTTGGCAGACTCGTACGCGACGATCTGACGATCGGTGACGGCCATCTTACACAGTTCGAACTCGAGTCCGACGGTATCGATTCCGACGAGATTGCACTCGTCACCTCAGTTGGGTTCGCCCCGGACGGCCAGGACGACCGTGTGGGACAGCTTCGGTTCGATAACACCGTGGAACTGTACCACCGAACGGAACACGACTTCCTTGCCAGTGCGACGGGTATCACTGACCTTCATGGCGTTACTCAACCGGACCCCGAAGACGTACTCGAGGATGAGCCGACAGACACGACGGCTGCTCGCGACGGCGATCGATACGAAGAGGCACGTCTCTCGGGAACCGTCGTCACGACGATACCGTTCCAAGACGGCTCCGCTGCGATTGCCACGCTGTTGACTGATAGCGACGCAACCGACCGCGACACAGCGCGAGCAACGCTCGAGGAGTTACTCGCAATTGAATCGACAGCTGATGCCCTTCGAGAGGCTAGCTCGTCCGCGATTCCGAGCGTTCCGACGACCGTTCCCAACCACGAGCAGGTCGCTGCTGACCTGCGCGTACTCTCGTTGCTCTCCGCTGAAAGCGGCCTGCGAATCGCTGGTCCCGATTTCGATCCATACTACTACCACTCCGGCGGCTACGGCTACACCTGGTTCCGCGACGACGCAGAGATTTCGCGCTTCCTGCTCGAGGCAGGCGAGCAACTCGATCTCGACCTCGAGTCGTGGCACCGTCGCTCGGCCGAGATGTACTGTCAGACACAGCGAGCAGATGGCTCGTGGCCACACCGGGTCTGGCCGGTCGACGGCTCGCTCGCACCCGGATGGGCGAATGGCCGCCTCGAGACGGGAGACGGAACGGAGTATCAGGCCGACCAGACGGGCAGCGTGATCGCGTTCCTCGCGATGGTCGCCGACCGCGAGATGGAGATTTCCGGCCTCGAGGACACACTTGAGCCGGCGCTGGCAAGCCTCGATGAAACGCTCGAGGACGACGGCCGGCCGACATGCTGTCAGAACGCTTGGGAGGATACCTCTGGCCGGTTCATCCACACGGCTGCGACGTTCCTCGAAGCCTATACCGCACTGGCAGCGGCTGGTCTCGAGGACGCCTGTTCGGACGAGCGACTCCCCGACGACACGACGCTGTCAGCCCACGCGAGCGCACAGGCTGCTCGAGTGGTCGACGCCATCGACGACCTGTGGCTCCAAGACGACTACTATGCCGTCCGCGAACGTCCCGATGGAACCATTGACGAACGCGTCGATTCTGCGACGCTCGCGCTCGTGAGCGCCCACCGCGCGTATGATTCATTTGCTCGAGCCGAAATGGGCAGCGGTCTCAGCACGCAACGTCTGGACCGCCTCGTCTCACACGTCGACACCTGCCTCGAGCGACTCCGGCACGATCCAGCCGAAAGCGACGTCGACGGGTTGATTCGCTACGAAGGGGATGAGTGGCGCCAGCGCGGGCAGGGCCACGAGAAAATCTGGACGGTCTCGACAGCGTGGGGTGCAAACGCCTGTGCCGAGTTGACGGCACTGCTTCAGGCTCACGATGATCCCCGGGCCGAGCGATTTGCTGCCACGACAGAGGAACTGCTGGACCTGGTCGCACTCGAGGGGCCACTCTGTGCGGAGACGAGTTACCTCCCCGAGCAGTTCTTCGACGACGGAACGCCTGACAGCGCAACACCACTTGGTTGGCCACATGCGCTTCGACTAGCAACGACTGCCCTGCTCGAGGAACAATTGGGTAGCGCTGACAACACGCAGTAG
- a CDS encoding ABC transporter ATP-binding protein, translating to MANVTLESLRKVYDQGDIVAVDDLSLEIEDGEFVTVVGPSGCGKTTTLRMLAGLEMSSDGRIEIGEEDVTGISAKQRDVAMVFQNYALYPHKTVFENMEFGLRMSTDLTADEREQRVVETAEMMGIESLLEDKPDELSGGQKQRVALGRAIVREPDVFLFDEPLSNLDAKLRTTMRAEIQHLQNELGITAIYVTHDQEEAMTMGDRIVILNDGELQQVGAPKYVYENPINQFVGGFIGSPSMNFVDVVATANSSGISLESADGQVQYQLSNEYVDALEMDLDETRLTLGIRPENISLSDAKSRNAVEADVEVVELIGSDNHIHLDIADSFIARVDSDIQPDVGETISITFDEDHVHLFSQETGYDILADKQERKKATAASLS from the coding sequence ATGGCAAACGTTACGCTCGAGAGTCTTCGGAAGGTCTACGACCAGGGAGACATCGTCGCCGTTGACGATCTGTCTCTCGAGATCGAAGACGGTGAGTTCGTGACCGTCGTCGGTCCATCCGGCTGTGGGAAAACGACAACGCTGCGGATGCTCGCCGGCCTCGAGATGTCGTCTGATGGGCGAATCGAAATCGGTGAGGAAGATGTCACTGGCATCTCAGCGAAACAGCGCGACGTGGCGATGGTGTTCCAGAACTACGCGCTGTACCCACACAAGACGGTGTTCGAAAACATGGAGTTCGGCCTCCGGATGAGCACCGACTTGACCGCAGACGAGCGCGAACAACGCGTCGTCGAAACGGCTGAAATGATGGGCATCGAGTCCCTACTCGAGGATAAACCGGACGAACTCTCGGGCGGCCAGAAACAGCGTGTCGCACTCGGTCGGGCAATCGTTCGCGAACCCGACGTGTTCCTGTTCGACGAGCCACTCTCGAATCTCGACGCCAAACTGCGGACGACGATGCGAGCGGAGATCCAGCACCTCCAGAACGAACTCGGCATCACGGCCATCTACGTCACCCACGATCAGGAAGAGGCAATGACGATGGGCGACCGAATCGTCATCCTGAACGACGGTGAACTCCAGCAGGTTGGTGCGCCGAAGTACGTCTACGAAAATCCGATCAACCAGTTTGTCGGCGGCTTCATCGGCAGCCCAAGCATGAACTTCGTCGATGTCGTTGCAACGGCAAACAGTTCGGGTATCTCTCTCGAGTCTGCAGACGGACAGGTACAGTACCAGTTGAGCAACGAGTACGTCGACGCCCTCGAGATGGATCTCGACGAAACACGTCTCACGCTTGGCATCCGACCGGAAAACATCTCACTCAGCGATGCAAAGTCGCGAAACGCCGTCGAAGCCGACGTCGAAGTCGTTGAACTCATCGGCTCGGACAATCACATTCATCTCGATATCGCTGATTCGTTCATCGCTCGTGTCGACTCTGATATCCAGCCCGATGTGGGTGAGACGATTTCGATCACGTTCGACGAAGACCACGTCCATCTGTTCTCCCAGGAGACCGGATACGATATTCTCGCTGACAAGCAAGAACGGAAGAAGGCAACGGCAGCATCACTGTCGTAA
- the dgoD gene encoding galactonate dehydratase — translation MSEIVDYELYEVPPRWLFLRIETSDGLVGWGEPVVEGRAATVRTAVEELMDNYLISKDPSRIEDHWQTMYRGGFYRGGPILMSAIAGIDQALWDIKGKRFGAPIHELLGGRARDRIRVYQWIGGDRPSEVGDAAAEKVDNGFTALKMNGTSELRRVDNPAAVENAVNRLREVRERVGPEIDIGVDFHGRVSKPMAKRLAKALEPYEPFFIEEPVLPEHNDELGDIAQHTTIPIATGERMYSRWDFKEIFESGAVDVIQPDLSHAGGITEVKKIAAMAEAYDVALAPHCPLGPIALASCVHVDTISPNALIQEQSLNIHYNETSDVLDYLENTDVFQYDDGYIEVPTDPGLGIDIDEDYVTQQAEKNVNWHNPVWRSEDGSVAEW, via the coding sequence ATGTCCGAAATTGTCGATTACGAACTGTACGAGGTACCGCCACGATGGCTCTTCTTGCGTATCGAAACGAGTGACGGCCTAGTCGGCTGGGGTGAACCAGTCGTCGAAGGCCGCGCTGCAACCGTTCGCACGGCCGTCGAAGAGTTGATGGATAACTACCTGATCAGCAAAGACCCATCACGGATCGAAGACCACTGGCAGACAATGTACCGCGGTGGCTTCTATCGCGGCGGTCCAATCCTCATGAGTGCCATCGCCGGCATCGATCAAGCGCTGTGGGACATCAAAGGCAAGCGCTTTGGCGCGCCAATTCACGAACTGCTCGGCGGGCGCGCTCGAGATCGGATTCGCGTCTACCAGTGGATCGGTGGCGACCGACCCTCCGAGGTCGGCGACGCAGCCGCGGAAAAGGTCGACAACGGCTTTACGGCCCTGAAGATGAACGGTACGTCGGAACTTCGCCGCGTTGATAATCCGGCTGCCGTCGAGAACGCTGTCAATCGACTCCGAGAGGTTCGCGAACGTGTCGGCCCCGAAATCGACATCGGCGTCGACTTCCACGGCCGCGTCTCGAAACCGATGGCAAAGCGACTCGCCAAGGCGCTCGAGCCCTACGAGCCCTTCTTCATCGAAGAGCCCGTCCTGCCGGAGCACAACGACGAGCTCGGTGATATTGCCCAGCATACGACGATTCCAATCGCGACGGGTGAACGGATGTACTCCCGCTGGGATTTCAAAGAGATCTTTGAGAGCGGTGCAGTGGACGTGATCCAACCGGATCTTTCGCATGCGGGTGGCATTACAGAGGTCAAAAAGATCGCTGCGATGGCTGAAGCCTACGACGTTGCACTCGCACCACACTGTCCGCTTGGTCCGATCGCACTCGCCTCGTGTGTCCACGTCGACACCATCTCGCCGAACGCGTTGATCCAGGAACAGAGCCTGAACATCCACTACAACGAGACCAGCGACGTCCTCGATTACCTCGAGAACACGGACGTCTTCCAGTACGACGACGGCTACATCGAGGTGCCGACAGATCCGGGTCTCGGGATCGACATCGACGAGGACTACGTCACACAGCAAGCGGAGAAAAACGTCAACTGGCACAATCCAGTCTGGCGCAGCGAAGACGGTAGCGTCGCAGAGTGGTAA
- a CDS encoding SDR family NAD(P)-dependent oxidoreductase, translating to MAEPHRNGENGAGSGGPTRLENQTAIITGSTRGIGAGIARRFASEGANVVISGRSEDAGSAVAREITNASTPGEATFFEADMRAPDEITALVDDTADRYGGIDILVNNAAVQTETGIREATLEDWNFVVETDFRGYWLLVREAIEYVPDGGSIINISSNHARVTVPETFPYNAVKAGIDGMTRAMAVELGPLGIRANTINPGWIEVDRTREELADGRYEAVEELHPVDRIGQPADVAGVAAFLASDDAAFVTGSSILVDGGRSAVMQDEDLLAYKQTVR from the coding sequence ATGGCTGAACCGCATCGCAACGGCGAAAACGGCGCCGGAAGCGGCGGGCCGACACGACTCGAGAACCAAACGGCAATCATCACTGGCTCAACTCGCGGCATTGGTGCGGGAATTGCCCGCCGATTTGCCAGCGAAGGTGCGAACGTCGTCATTTCCGGACGGAGCGAAGATGCCGGAAGCGCCGTTGCTCGAGAGATTACGAATGCCTCGACACCCGGTGAGGCAACCTTTTTCGAGGCGGATATGCGGGCTCCAGACGAGATCACAGCACTTGTCGACGACACTGCCGACCGGTATGGTGGCATCGACATTCTCGTCAACAACGCGGCTGTCCAGACGGAGACTGGTATCCGCGAGGCGACGCTCGAGGATTGGAATTTCGTCGTCGAAACGGACTTTCGTGGCTACTGGCTGCTCGTGCGCGAAGCAATCGAGTACGTTCCGGACGGCGGCAGTATCATCAACATCTCTTCGAATCACGCGCGGGTGACGGTTCCCGAGACGTTCCCGTACAACGCGGTCAAGGCAGGAATTGATGGGATGACGCGTGCAATGGCGGTCGAACTTGGCCCGCTTGGCATCCGAGCGAACACAATCAATCCTGGCTGGATTGAAGTCGATCGGACGCGTGAAGAACTCGCAGACGGTCGGTACGAGGCAGTCGAAGAGCTTCATCCAGTCGACCGGATCGGACAGCCGGCCGACGTCGCGGGTGTGGCGGCGTTTCTCGCCAGTGACGACGCTGCGTTCGTGACTGGATCGTCGATTCTCGTCGACGGTGGCCGATCGGCCGTCATGCAGGACGAAGACCTGCTCGCGTACAAACAGACCGTCAGATAA
- the kdgK1 gene encoding bifunctional 2-dehydro-3-deoxygluconokinase/2-dehydro-3-deoxygalactonokinase: protein MSTLVTFGETMLRLSPTAGDRIETATQLDFRTAGAESNVAIAASNLGCEAIWASKLPDSPLGRRVTREVQSHGVETHVAWSEEGRQGAYYIEQGSQPRSTDVIYDRADAAITTATPADLTDGLEFECADAVYTSGITPALSDQLEETTATLLERANAAGVTTVFDLNYRSKLWSPAEAKACCTSLLEFVDIPIIAARDARTVLELSGSDEEITREIADSYDAEIVIITQGEDGALALEAGDGDSDDGTLYDQPAYPAETVDAIGTGDSFVGGFLARYLEDDERDVERALAYGSATAALKRTLEGDLAVVTPDEVEAVIDDADGGIAR, encoded by the coding sequence ATGTCAACACTGGTCACGTTCGGTGAAACAATGCTTCGCCTGTCGCCGACGGCAGGTGATCGGATCGAAACAGCAACGCAACTGGACTTTCGGACCGCTGGCGCCGAGAGCAACGTCGCGATTGCGGCCTCGAACCTCGGCTGTGAGGCAATCTGGGCGTCCAAACTCCCGGACTCGCCACTCGGCCGGCGCGTTACTCGTGAGGTCCAAAGCCACGGCGTCGAGACACACGTTGCCTGGAGCGAGGAGGGCCGACAGGGTGCATACTACATCGAACAGGGCAGCCAACCGCGCAGCACGGATGTCATCTACGACCGCGCCGATGCCGCGATCACGACCGCAACGCCCGCAGACCTTACCGACGGCCTCGAGTTCGAGTGCGCCGATGCGGTCTACACGAGCGGCATTACGCCTGCACTCTCTGACCAACTCGAGGAGACGACTGCGACGCTGCTCGAGCGCGCGAACGCGGCTGGCGTGACGACCGTCTTCGATCTGAACTACCGCTCGAAGCTCTGGTCGCCAGCTGAGGCAAAGGCGTGCTGTACCAGCCTGCTCGAGTTCGTCGATATCCCGATTATCGCGGCTCGAGACGCACGAACTGTCCTCGAGCTATCCGGCAGCGACGAGGAGATCACCCGTGAGATCGCCGACTCCTACGATGCCGAGATCGTCATCATCACGCAGGGCGAGGATGGGGCACTCGCGCTCGAGGCTGGTGATGGCGACAGCGACGATGGAACCCTGTACGACCAGCCTGCCTATCCCGCAGAGACCGTCGATGCAATTGGGACGGGTGATTCGTTCGTCGGTGGCTTCCTCGCACGCTATCTCGAGGACGACGAGCGGGATGTTGAACGCGCACTCGCGTACGGCTCGGCCACCGCAGCGCTGAAGCGTACGCTCGAGGGCGATTTGGCTGTTGTCACACCCGACGAAGTCGAAGCGGTTATCGACGACGCTGACGGCGGGATTGCGCGGTAA
- a CDS encoding bifunctional 4-hydroxy-2-oxoglutarate aldolase/2-dehydro-3-deoxy-phosphogluconate aldolase, whose amino-acid sequence MANTNAVQDRIVDSGVVAVLRGISEEQIAPVARAIYEGGVTAIEVTADGKRASEKIAAVDRKLADTEAVVGAGTVLDAPTAQSVIDAGAEFVLAPDCNPEMIRTCNRQNVVSIPGVMTPTEAVTGMEAGADMLKMFPATTVGPGHIGALQGPLGDVDIMPTGGVSPDNVEDFFDSGAVAVGAGSAIVDYDAIADDDMEQVEATARKFVAAVEDARAE is encoded by the coding sequence ATGGCCAACACGAACGCGGTGCAGGACCGAATCGTCGACAGCGGCGTTGTGGCAGTCCTTCGCGGTATCAGCGAGGAACAGATCGCGCCCGTCGCACGCGCGATTTACGAAGGCGGCGTCACAGCAATCGAAGTCACAGCCGACGGCAAACGCGCGAGCGAGAAAATCGCCGCAGTGGACCGCAAACTCGCCGACACCGAGGCTGTCGTCGGTGCCGGGACCGTTCTCGACGCCCCGACCGCACAGTCCGTGATCGACGCGGGCGCTGAGTTCGTCCTCGCACCGGATTGCAACCCCGAGATGATTCGCACCTGTAACCGACAGAACGTCGTCTCGATTCCCGGCGTTATGACGCCTACTGAGGCCGTCACCGGGATGGAAGCCGGCGCAGATATGCTCAAGATGTTCCCCGCGACCACGGTCGGTCCGGGACACATCGGCGCGCTGCAGGGCCCACTCGGCGATGTCGACATCATGCCGACCGGCGGCGTCTCCCCCGACAACGTCGAGGACTTCTTCGACTCCGGTGCCGTCGCTGTCGGTGCTGGCAGCGCCATCGTCGACTACGACGCCATCGCTGACGACGACATGGAGCAGGTCGAAGCGACCGCCCGCAAGTTCGTCGCCGCCGTCGAGGACGCTCGAGCAGAATAA